Proteins found in one Flavobacterium channae genomic segment:
- a CDS encoding PfkB family carbohydrate kinase: MNKLLIVGTVAFDAIETPFGKTDKILGGAATYIGLSSNFFNVDAAVVSVVGEDFPKEYLDLLENKGVNIEGIEIVKGGKTFFWSGKYHNDLNSRDTLVTELNVLADFNPVVPQAYKNSDVVLLGNLHPIVQSGVLNQMTERPKLVVLDTMNFWMDCALPELLDVIKRVDVITINDEEARQLSGEYSLVKAAAKIHTMGPKYVVIKKGEHGALLFHNKEVFFAPALPLEEVFDPTGAGDTFAGGFAGYIAQSENISFDNMKNAIIYGSNLASFCVEKFGTERMENLDRKEVNARLQQFKSLTQFEIELEE; the protein is encoded by the coding sequence ATGAACAAACTATTAATAGTAGGAACAGTAGCTTTTGATGCTATTGAAACACCTTTCGGAAAAACGGATAAAATCTTAGGTGGAGCAGCAACTTACATTGGTTTATCCTCTAATTTTTTTAATGTTGATGCAGCAGTAGTTTCTGTTGTTGGAGAAGATTTTCCAAAGGAATATTTAGATTTATTAGAAAACAAAGGAGTAAATATAGAAGGAATTGAAATCGTAAAAGGTGGAAAAACGTTCTTTTGGAGTGGAAAATACCACAACGATTTAAATTCTCGCGACACTTTAGTTACTGAATTAAACGTTTTGGCTGATTTTAATCCAGTTGTTCCGCAAGCATATAAAAATTCAGATGTAGTTTTATTAGGAAACTTGCACCCAATTGTACAATCTGGTGTTTTAAACCAAATGACCGAAAGACCAAAGTTAGTAGTATTAGATACAATGAACTTTTGGATGGACTGCGCATTACCAGAATTATTAGACGTTATTAAACGTGTAGATGTAATTACAATTAATGACGAAGAAGCACGTCAGTTATCTGGAGAATATTCTTTAGTTAAAGCAGCTGCTAAAATCCATACAATGGGACCAAAATATGTGGTAATTAAAAAAGGAGAACACGGAGCATTATTGTTCCACAATAAAGAGGTTTTCTTTGCCCCAGCATTACCATTAGAAGAAGTGTTTGATCCAACTGGTGCTGGAGATACGTTCGCAGGAGGTTTTGCAGGTTACATTGCACAATCTGAAAACATCTCTTTTGACAATATGAAAAATGCCATTATTTATGGTTCTAATTTAGCGTCTTTCTGTGTAGAGAAATTTGGTACAGAAAGAATGGAAAATTTAGATAGAAAAGAAGTTAATGCTCGTTTACAACAATTTAAGTCATTAACGCAATTTGAAATAGAATTAGAAGAATAA
- a CDS encoding superoxide dismutase, whose protein sequence is MAFELPQLPYAYDALEPHIDARTMEIHHSKHHNAYVTNLNNAIAGTDLDGKSIEDIMKNLDMNNMAVRNNGGGHYNHTMFWEIMSPNGGGLPTGELAAAIDSAFGSFENFKAEFAKAGATRFGSGWAWLCVKDGKLEVCSTPNQDNPIMPGVACGGQPILGMDVWEHAYYLNYQNRRPDYIEAFFNVINWAEVAKRFSANK, encoded by the coding sequence ATGGCTTTTGAATTACCACAATTACCTTATGCATATGATGCATTAGAACCACATATTGATGCTAGAACAATGGAAATCCACCATTCTAAGCACCACAATGCATATGTTACTAACTTAAACAATGCAATTGCTGGAACAGATTTAGATGGAAAATCTATTGAAGATATTATGAAAAATCTTGATATGAACAATATGGCTGTTCGTAACAACGGAGGTGGACACTACAATCACACTATGTTTTGGGAAATTATGTCGCCAAACGGTGGAGGTTTACCAACAGGTGAATTAGCTGCTGCAATTGATAGTGCTTTTGGTTCTTTTGAAAACTTTAAAGCTGAATTTGCTAAAGCTGGTGCTACACGTTTTGGGTCTGGATGGGCTTGGTTATGTGTAAAAGATGGAAAATTAGAAGTTTGTTCTACTCCTAACCAAGACAACCCAATTATGCCAGGTGTTGCTTGTGGAGGACAACCAATTTTAGGAATGGATGTATGGGAACATGCTTACTATTTAAACTATCAAAACCGTCGTCCTGACTATATTGAAGCTTTTTTCAATGTTATCAATTGGGCTGAAGTTGCAAAACGTTTTTCAGCTAACAAATAA
- the rnc gene encoding ribonuclease III — MRRLFNKIRKNSRSPEDGIFFEKITKILGFQPNELKYYKKAFTHRSANKVDEKGNPFNYERLEFLGDAMLGSVIAAHLYSEVPSGDEGYLTKMRSKIVSREHLNELGRDFNLVQFVESKVNSSQFGENIHGNLFEAFIGAIYLDKGFTYCEKFIQNKIIKQYVDIAKLEGKVISYKSLIIEWCQKEKAPFAFDFIEDNGQEGQKYFSVKLSINNKIIAKARATSKKKAEEKAAQRAYFALQEKISKK, encoded by the coding sequence ATGCGTCGTTTATTTAATAAAATACGAAAAAATTCCCGTTCTCCAGAAGACGGGATTTTTTTTGAAAAAATTACGAAAATCCTTGGTTTTCAGCCCAATGAATTAAAATATTACAAAAAAGCATTTACTCATCGCTCAGCTAATAAAGTAGACGAAAAAGGAAATCCTTTTAATTATGAGCGCTTAGAATTCCTTGGCGATGCTATGTTAGGAAGTGTTATAGCTGCTCATTTATATAGTGAAGTTCCTTCGGGAGATGAAGGTTATTTGACAAAAATGCGCTCTAAAATTGTAAGTAGAGAACATTTGAATGAACTAGGTCGTGATTTCAACTTAGTCCAATTTGTAGAAAGTAAAGTCAATTCGAGTCAATTTGGAGAAAACATTCATGGTAATTTGTTTGAAGCATTTATTGGCGCCATTTATTTAGATAAAGGGTTTACTTATTGCGAAAAATTTATTCAAAATAAAATTATTAAACAATATGTTGATATTGCTAAATTAGAAGGTAAAGTCATCAGTTACAAAAGTTTAATTATCGAATGGTGTCAAAAAGAAAAAGCTCCTTTCGCTTTTGATTTTATTGAAGATAATGGTCAAGAAGGACAAAAATATTTCAGCGTAAAATTGTCAATTAACAACAAAATTATTGCTAAAGCTCGAGCTACTTCAAAGAAAAAAGCGGAAGAAAAAGCAGCTCAAAGAGCCTATTTTGCATTACAAGAAAAAATTTCAAAAAAATAA
- the fabF gene encoding beta-ketoacyl-ACP synthase II produces MQLKRVVVTGLGALTPIGNTLQEYWDGLVNGKSGAAPITYYDTEKHKTKFACEIKNFNVEDFIDKKEVRRMDKFAQYAIVASDEAIKDSGITLENVNKHRVGVIWGAGIGGLQTFQDEVMSYAAGDGTPRFNPFFIPKMIADIAPGHISMRNGFMGPNYTTVSACASSANALVDAFNYIRLGMCDVVVSGGSEAAVTIAGMGGFNSMQALSTRNESPETASRPFDATRDGFVLGEGAGALVLEEYEHAIARGAKIYCEVGGGGLSSDAYHLTAPHPEGIGVIAVMENCLRDAGLKPEDVDHINTHGTSTPLGDVAELKAISHVFGDHAKNININSTKSMTGHLLGAAGAIEAIASILAMQNGIVPPTINHTTVDENIDPSLNLTLNKAQKREIKVAMSNTFGFGGHNACVLFKKFEN; encoded by the coding sequence ATGCAATTAAAGCGTGTTGTTGTAACAGGTCTTGGAGCGTTAACTCCTATTGGAAATACTCTTCAAGAATATTGGGACGGTCTTGTGAACGGAAAAAGTGGCGCTGCCCCTATTACTTATTACGATACTGAAAAGCATAAAACCAAATTTGCTTGTGAAATTAAAAACTTCAATGTAGAAGATTTTATCGACAAAAAAGAGGTTCGCAGAATGGATAAGTTTGCTCAATATGCTATTGTTGCGAGTGACGAAGCCATTAAAGATTCAGGAATTACATTAGAAAATGTAAACAAACATAGAGTTGGAGTTATTTGGGGAGCGGGTATTGGAGGTTTACAAACTTTCCAAGACGAAGTAATGAGTTATGCCGCTGGTGATGGAACACCGCGTTTTAATCCATTCTTTATCCCTAAAATGATTGCAGATATTGCTCCTGGACACATTTCAATGCGAAATGGTTTCATGGGACCTAACTATACTACGGTTTCTGCATGTGCTTCTTCGGCAAATGCTTTAGTAGATGCGTTCAACTACATTCGTTTAGGAATGTGTGATGTTGTTGTTTCAGGTGGTTCTGAAGCAGCTGTAACCATTGCAGGTATGGGCGGATTTAACTCTATGCAAGCTTTATCAACTAGAAACGAAAGTCCAGAAACCGCTTCAAGACCCTTTGATGCTACTCGTGATGGATTTGTTTTAGGTGAAGGTGCTGGTGCTTTAGTATTAGAAGAGTACGAACATGCGATTGCTCGTGGTGCTAAAATCTACTGTGAAGTAGGTGGGGGTGGTTTATCTTCTGATGCGTATCACTTAACGGCTCCACACCCAGAAGGAATTGGAGTAATTGCCGTGATGGAAAACTGTTTACGTGACGCTGGCTTAAAACCAGAAGATGTAGACCACATTAACACTCACGGAACTTCAACACCGCTTGGAGACGTTGCTGAGTTAAAAGCAATTAGCCATGTTTTTGGTGATCACGCTAAAAACATCAACATTAACTCGACAAAATCGATGACAGGTCACTTACTTGGTGCTGCTGGTGCTATTGAAGCAATTGCTTCTATATTAGCGATGCAAAACGGTATTGTGCCACCAACGATTAATCATACAACAGTAGACGAAAACATTGATCCATCATTAAACTTAACTTTAAACAAAGCGCAAAAACGCGAAATTAAAGTGGCTATGAGTAATACTTTTGGTTTTGGTGGACATAACGCTTGTGTTTTATTCAAAAAATTTGAGAACTAA
- a CDS encoding amidophosphoribosyltransferase, with amino-acid sequence MSDAIKHECGIALLRLKKPLEFYKEKYGSAFYGVQKMYLLMEKQHNRGQDGAGLASIKLDVNPGERYISRIRSNDPQPIKDIFAQINDRISRELEANPEYQNNVALQKQNIPYVGEVFLGHVRYGTFGKNSIESVHPFLRQNNWMHRNLIVAGNFNMTNVKELFQNLIDLGQHPKQMADTVTVMEKIGHFLDDEVTHLYKECKNEGYSKQEASPVIGERLNIQRILERASRNWDGGYAMAGLFGHGDSFVMRDPAGIRPAFFYEDDEIVVVASERPVIQTVFNVPFEKVQELNPGSAIIIKKNGNVSVEEVRTPLIKKACSFERIYFSRGSDAEIYRERKELGKLIFPSVLEAIDNDTDNTVFSYIPNTAETSFYGMSEAAQDFLNQRKARTIIEQKDTLTEETLKELLSVKIRTEKIAIKDAKLRTFITEDSSRDDLVAHVYDVTYGVVKPTDNLVIIDDSIVRGTTLKQSIIKMMDRLSPKKIVVVSSAPQIRYPDCYGIDMAKLEGLVAFRAALELLKERNLYHIVEEVYKKSKAQEDFVDADVINYVKEIYAPFTDQEISDKIAEMLTPEGTKAEVKIIYQTVADLHIACPKNLGDWYFTGDYPTDGGNRVVNRAFMNFYEGKDARAY; translated from the coding sequence ATGAGTGACGCAATCAAACACGAGTGTGGAATTGCCCTTCTTCGATTAAAAAAACCGTTAGAGTTTTATAAAGAAAAATACGGATCAGCTTTTTATGGAGTACAAAAAATGTACTTACTTATGGAAAAGCAACACAATCGCGGTCAAGACGGTGCAGGATTGGCAAGTATCAAATTGGATGTAAATCCTGGTGAACGCTATATTAGCCGAATTCGATCTAATGATCCACAACCTATTAAAGATATTTTTGCCCAAATTAACGACAGAATAAGTCGTGAATTAGAGGCAAATCCTGAATATCAGAATAATGTAGCGCTTCAAAAACAAAACATACCTTATGTTGGCGAAGTGTTTTTAGGACACGTTCGTTACGGAACTTTTGGTAAAAATAGTATTGAGAGTGTACATCCATTTTTACGTCAAAACAATTGGATGCACCGTAATTTAATTGTTGCCGGGAACTTTAATATGACCAATGTTAAGGAGTTGTTTCAAAATCTAATCGATTTGGGTCAACATCCGAAACAAATGGCAGATACTGTAACGGTAATGGAAAAAATCGGACATTTTTTAGATGACGAGGTAACTCATTTGTATAAAGAATGTAAAAACGAAGGCTATTCTAAGCAAGAAGCTTCTCCGGTAATTGGTGAACGATTAAACATTCAAAGAATTTTAGAGCGTGCATCTCGCAATTGGGATGGAGGTTATGCAATGGCTGGTTTATTTGGTCATGGAGATTCTTTTGTAATGCGTGATCCTGCAGGAATTCGTCCAGCTTTCTTTTACGAGGATGATGAAATTGTAGTAGTAGCATCAGAACGTCCAGTTATTCAAACGGTTTTCAATGTGCCTTTCGAAAAAGTACAAGAACTAAATCCAGGAAGTGCAATTATCATTAAGAAAAACGGAAATGTTTCTGTAGAAGAAGTAAGAACTCCGTTAATCAAAAAAGCATGTTCGTTTGAACGCATTTATTTCTCGCGTGGTAGCGATGCCGAAATTTATAGAGAAAGAAAAGAATTGGGTAAATTAATCTTCCCAAGTGTTTTAGAAGCAATTGATAACGATACCGATAATACAGTTTTCTCCTATATTCCAAATACAGCTGAAACTTCTTTTTACGGAATGTCTGAAGCTGCTCAAGATTTCTTAAATCAGCGAAAAGCTCGAACAATCATTGAGCAAAAAGACACATTAACTGAAGAAACTTTAAAAGAATTGCTTTCGGTTAAGATTAGAACTGAAAAAATTGCCATTAAAGACGCAAAATTAAGAACATTCATTACAGAAGATAGTAGTCGTGACGATTTAGTTGCGCACGTTTACGATGTAACGTATGGTGTGGTAAAACCAACTGATAATTTGGTAATTATTGATGATAGTATTGTAAGAGGAACAACTTTAAAACAAAGCATCATTAAAATGATGGACAGATTAAGTCCTAAGAAAATAGTGGTTGTTTCTTCTGCACCTCAAATTCGTTATCCCGATTGTTATGGTATTGATATGGCAAAATTGGAAGGATTAGTTGCGTTTAGAGCGGCTCTTGAGTTGTTAAAAGAGCGTAACTTATATCATATTGTAGAAGAAGTTTATAAAAAATCAAAAGCACAAGAAGATTTTGTTGATGCTGATGTGATAAATTATGTAAAAGAAATTTATGCTCCATTTACAGATCAAGAAATATCAGATAAAATTGCTGAGATGTTAACTCCAGAAGGAACAAAAGCTGAAGTGAAAATTATCTATCAAACGGTAGCCGATTTACATATTGCTTGTCCTAAGAATTTAGGAGATTGGTATTTCACAGGAGATTATCCAACTGATGGAGGTAATCGAGTGGTAAACAGAGCATTTATGAATTTTTATGAAGGAAAAGACGCAAGAGCATACTAA
- a CDS encoding IPExxxVDY family protein: protein MAIHKIQINDFISDDYELIAIHTSLEDYKLAYCLNKELGLQLQKNDNYVEIAISEGKSAFENFTFDDEKNDVIWTLIENKTTIINSNKQTSSLFEQVDITVFLLPEYKKADYLIKIENIDYGFDADVIIDSILKIKNITTAYSVDTTNLKSKNNLIF from the coding sequence ATGGCCATTCATAAAATTCAAATAAACGATTTTATTTCAGATGATTATGAGTTAATCGCCATTCATACATCTTTAGAAGATTACAAATTAGCGTATTGCTTAAACAAAGAATTGGGATTGCAGTTACAAAAAAATGATAACTACGTAGAAATTGCCATTTCAGAAGGAAAAAGCGCTTTTGAGAATTTTACTTTTGATGATGAAAAAAACGATGTAATTTGGACCTTAATCGAAAATAAAACCACGATTATCAATTCGAACAAACAAACGAGTTCACTTTTTGAACAAGTTGACATCACCGTTTTTTTACTTCCAGAATATAAAAAAGCAGATTATTTAATTAAAATTGAAAATATCGATTATGGCTTTGATGCCGATGTAATTATCGATAGCATATTGAAAATTAAAAACATAACTACTGCTTATTCCGTTGATACAACAAACTTAAAATCAAAAAATAATTTAATTTTTTAA
- the purN gene encoding phosphoribosylglycinamide formyltransferase, with amino-acid sequence MKNIVLFASGNGSNAEEIIRYFKKNNQGTVVAIFSNKPDAKVLDRAKNHDIPSVVFNKTQLNEGFVLEQLHQFQPDLIVLAGFLLKFPESILKEYPKVINIHPALLPKYGGKGMYGMNVHQAVLENKEKETGITIHYVNEHYDEGEFIFQKSVNIEDCKTAEEIAHKIHELEHQYFPTVISEVLNSKF; translated from the coding sequence ATGAAGAATATTGTGCTTTTTGCTTCCGGAAATGGCTCAAATGCGGAAGAAATTATTCGCTATTTTAAAAAAAATAACCAAGGAACTGTAGTCGCTATCTTTTCTAACAAACCAGATGCCAAAGTGTTAGATAGAGCAAAAAATCATGATATCCCTTCAGTAGTTTTTAATAAAACGCAGTTAAATGAAGGTTTTGTGTTGGAACAATTGCATCAATTTCAACCCGATTTAATCGTTTTAGCCGGATTTCTACTGAAATTTCCAGAGTCTATATTAAAAGAATATCCAAAAGTGATTAACATTCATCCTGCATTATTGCCAAAATACGGCGGAAAAGGAATGTACGGCATGAATGTACATCAAGCTGTTTTGGAAAATAAAGAAAAAGAAACCGGAATCACCATTCATTATGTAAACGAACATTACGATGAAGGCGAATTTATTTTTCAAAAATCAGTCAACATCGAGGATTGCAAAACTGCGGAAGAAATTGCGCATAAAATCCATGAATTAGAACATCAATATTTTCCAACGGTTATTTCTGAAGTTCTAAATTCTAAATTCTAA
- a CDS encoding response regulator: protein MDWIIENKDWIFSGIGVLIIGIIINYFIDRNKQNDKLGILDNSSESSVEVKNEVVINNILEGKNSGNLAPKSALSSKDELETRKKLTNILFVDDDTKFKIIKILNVSGWINTKIIKDIDNPDSDLVKNSHILFVDINGVGIKMGFKDEGLGLANYLKKKYPEKKVIIYSTEQGGNRFHEALRKVDDFLHKNAEPSEFQEIIEQFSAEVDLK from the coding sequence ATGGATTGGATTATTGAGAATAAAGATTGGATATTTAGTGGAATAGGTGTTTTAATTATAGGAATTATTATTAATTATTTTATTGATAGAAACAAACAAAATGATAAACTCGGAATATTAGATAATTCTTCTGAGTCTAGTGTTGAAGTTAAAAATGAAGTTGTTATTAACAATATTCTTGAAGGAAAAAATTCTGGTAATCTTGCACCAAAGAGTGCGTTATCTTCAAAAGACGAACTTGAAACTAGAAAAAAGTTAACAAATATTCTTTTTGTTGATGATGATACTAAATTTAAAATTATAAAAATTCTTAATGTATCTGGATGGATTAACACGAAAATAATTAAAGATATTGATAATCCAGATTCTGATTTAGTGAAAAATTCACACATACTTTTTGTCGATATTAATGGTGTTGGTATAAAAATGGGATTTAAAGATGAAGGTTTGGGTCTGGCTAATTATTTAAAGAAAAAATATCCCGAAAAAAAAGTAATTATTTATTCAACTGAACAAGGCGGAAATAGATTTCATGAGGCATTGAGAAAAGTTGATGATTTTCTTCATAAAAATGCAGAACCTTCAGAATTCCAGGAAATTATTGAACAATTTAGTGCAGAAGTTGATTTGAAATGA
- the dinB gene encoding DNA polymerase IV produces MSEHYRKIIHVDMDAFYASVEQMDNPELKGKPLAVGGSEVRGVVSAASYEARKFGVRSAISGIQAKRLCPDLIFVRPRFDRYKEISKKIRKIFHEYTDLVEPLSLDEAYLDVTENKKGNPSATLIAQEIRKRIFEEVGLTASAGISVNKFVAKIASDYNKPNGQKTVNPDEVEIFLEKLDIKKFYGVGKVTAEKMYQLGIFTGYDLKQKSLEYLEKHFGNSGLHYYQICRGIHNSAVKPNRKIKSVGAERTFGENLSSEIFMEERLQSIAKELEKRLQKSKISGKTITLKIKYSDFTLQTRSKTLPYFISDKHIILDVAKDLLYQERLRNSVRLLGISVNNLNNEEKTKTALPQKSVSVQLKFEF; encoded by the coding sequence ATGAGCGAACACTACCGAAAAATAATTCACGTTGACATGGATGCGTTTTATGCATCGGTAGAGCAAATGGACAATCCGGAGCTGAAAGGAAAGCCTTTGGCTGTTGGTGGAAGCGAAGTTCGTGGAGTGGTTTCTGCAGCAAGTTATGAGGCAAGGAAATTTGGAGTTCGAAGTGCTATTAGCGGCATCCAGGCAAAACGATTGTGTCCGGATTTAATTTTTGTACGACCACGATTTGACCGATACAAAGAGATTTCGAAGAAAATTCGCAAGATTTTTCATGAATATACCGATTTAGTGGAACCGTTATCGCTCGATGAAGCCTATTTAGACGTTACCGAAAACAAAAAAGGCAATCCGAGTGCGACATTAATAGCGCAAGAAATCAGAAAACGTATTTTTGAAGAAGTTGGGTTAACCGCTTCAGCTGGAATTTCCGTAAATAAATTTGTGGCTAAAATAGCTTCGGATTATAACAAACCTAATGGACAAAAAACGGTAAATCCTGATGAGGTGGAAATTTTTTTAGAGAAATTAGACATTAAAAAGTTCTATGGTGTAGGCAAAGTCACTGCCGAAAAAATGTACCAATTGGGAATTTTTACGGGTTACGATTTGAAACAAAAATCGCTGGAATATTTAGAAAAACACTTTGGAAACAGCGGTTTGCATTACTATCAAATTTGTCGTGGCATTCACAACAGCGCAGTAAAACCTAATCGTAAGATAAAATCCGTTGGAGCGGAACGAACATTTGGCGAAAATTTATCTTCCGAAATTTTTATGGAAGAACGTTTGCAAAGCATTGCTAAAGAATTAGAAAAACGCTTGCAAAAAAGCAAAATATCAGGAAAAACCATCACCTTAAAAATAAAATATTCCGATTTTACATTACAAACGCGAAGTAAAACATTGCCTTATTTTATAAGCGATAAACACATTATTTTAGATGTTGCTAAAGATTTACTTTACCAAGAACGTTTGAGAAATTCGGTGCGATTGTTAGGTATTTCGGTGAATAATTTAAACAACGAAGAAAAAACTAAAACCGCTTTACCTCAAAAAAGTGTTTCGGTACAATTGAAGTTTGAGTTTTAA
- a CDS encoding acyl carrier protein, giving the protein MSDIASRVKAIIVDKLGVDENEVVTEASFTNDLGADSLDTVELIMEFEKEFDIQIPDDQAENIATVGQAISYIEEAKK; this is encoded by the coding sequence ATGTCAGACATTGCATCAAGAGTAAAAGCGATTATCGTAGACAAATTAGGAGTTGACGAAAACGAAGTTGTAACAGAAGCAAGCTTCACAAATGATTTAGGAGCTGATTCATTAGACACTGTTGAGCTTATTATGGAGTTCGAAAAAGAATTTGATATCCAAATTCCAGACGACCAAGCTGAAAACATTGCTACTGTAGGTCAAGCTATTTCTTACATCGAAGAAGCTAAAAAATAA
- the rnhA gene encoding ribonuclease HI, producing MSHEVHIYTDGAAKGNPGPAGYGVVMEMVGTPYKKEFYEGFRLSTNNRMELLAVIVGLEKLKNPKTKVLVVSDSKYVVDAVEKRWVFQWEKINFKAKKNPDLWMRFLKVYRKHQVDFQWVKGHNSHPQNERCDELAVMASQQEKLSIDEFYEREEGRLL from the coding sequence TTGTCACACGAAGTCCACATATACACAGACGGCGCTGCCAAGGGAAACCCTGGGCCGGCTGGCTATGGCGTGGTGATGGAAATGGTAGGGACACCCTATAAAAAAGAATTTTACGAAGGTTTCCGATTGTCGACCAATAATAGAATGGAATTGTTAGCGGTAATTGTAGGTTTAGAGAAATTAAAAAATCCAAAAACCAAAGTCTTAGTCGTTTCCGATTCGAAATATGTGGTGGATGCGGTAGAAAAACGCTGGGTGTTTCAGTGGGAAAAAATCAATTTCAAAGCCAAGAAAAACCCTGATTTATGGATGCGTTTCTTAAAAGTGTATCGCAAACACCAAGTCGATTTTCAATGGGTAAAAGGACATAACAGTCATCCGCAAAACGAACGTTGTGATGAATTGGCAGTTATGGCTTCGCAACAAGAAAAATTATCTATTGACGAGTTTTATGAGCGTGAAGAAGGGAGGTTGTTGTAA
- the pyk gene encoding pyruvate kinase — protein MPTNKKTKIVATLGPACSTKEVLKNMVDAGVNVFRINFSHADYTDVSARIDMIRELNDEFGYTTSILADLQGPKLRVGVMKEDVVVSKGDKITFTTAEDILGTSERVYMNYKEFPKDVNPGERILLDDGKLIFEVTKTDKNTEVEAVVVQGGPLKSKKGVNLPNTKVSLPALTEKDIRDAKFAIENKVDWIALSFVRTPNDLEDLQDLIAEHSDHKIPIIAKIEKPEAVENIDKIVAFCDGLMVARGDLGVEVPAEEVPLIQKKLIHRAKTARIPVIVATQMMETMITSLTPTRAEVNDVANSVMDGADAVMLSGETSVGNYPVEVIQTMTRIIESVEDSPLIKVPLSQPQVKNQRYITKSICYHASQMADTINAKAITTLTNSGYTAFQISAWRPKSHILVFTSNKRILTQLNLLWGVRAYFYDKLVSTDDTIDDINTICKEKKYVKKGDMVVNLAAMPIVAKGMVNTMRVSEIE, from the coding sequence ATGCCAACAAACAAAAAAACTAAAATTGTAGCTACACTAGGTCCTGCCTGTAGTACAAAAGAAGTGCTTAAAAATATGGTGGATGCTGGAGTTAATGTCTTCCGAATTAACTTTTCGCACGCTGATTATACCGATGTTAGTGCCAGAATTGATATGATTAGAGAACTGAACGATGAGTTTGGTTATACTACTTCCATCTTAGCCGATTTACAAGGTCCGAAATTACGTGTAGGTGTAATGAAAGAAGACGTGGTAGTAAGTAAAGGCGACAAAATTACTTTTACCACAGCAGAAGACATCTTAGGAACATCTGAACGTGTTTATATGAACTACAAAGAGTTTCCAAAAGACGTAAATCCAGGAGAAAGAATCTTATTAGACGACGGAAAATTAATTTTCGAAGTAACAAAAACCGATAAAAACACTGAAGTTGAAGCGGTGGTAGTTCAAGGTGGCCCATTAAAATCGAAAAAAGGGGTGAATTTACCAAACACAAAAGTTTCGCTTCCTGCTTTAACCGAAAAAGATATTCGCGATGCTAAATTTGCTATCGAAAACAAAGTAGATTGGATTGCATTATCGTTTGTGAGAACCCCAAATGACTTAGAAGATTTACAAGATTTAATTGCGGAACATTCGGATCATAAAATTCCGATTATTGCTAAAATTGAAAAGCCAGAAGCAGTTGAGAACATTGATAAAATCGTAGCATTTTGCGATGGTTTGATGGTAGCTCGTGGTGATTTAGGTGTGGAAGTTCCTGCAGAAGAAGTGCCATTGATTCAGAAAAAATTGATTCACAGAGCAAAAACAGCTCGTATTCCAGTAATCGTGGCAACACAAATGATGGAAACGATGATTACGTCATTAACCCCAACACGTGCCGAAGTAAACGACGTAGCAAACTCAGTAATGGACGGAGCTGATGCGGTAATGTTATCAGGGGAAACTTCAGTAGGAAATTATCCTGTGGAAGTAATTCAAACCATGACACGTATTATTGAAAGTGTGGAAGATTCGCCATTAATTAAAGTGCCGTTATCGCAGCCACAAGTAAAAAACCAACGTTATATTACCAAATCGATTTGTTACCACGCTTCTCAAATGGCAGATACCATTAATGCGAAAGCGATTACAACGTTAACCAACTCGGGTTATACGGCGTTCCAAATTTCGGCTTGGCGACCAAAATCGCATATTTTGGTATTTACGTCTAACAAACGTATTTTAACGCAATTGAACTTGTTATGGGGAGTTAGAGCGTATTTCTATGACAAGTTAGTAAGTACAGACGACACCATCGACGATATCAACACGATTTGTAAAGAAAAGAAATACGTAAAAAAAGGCGATATGGTAGTAAACTTAGCCGCAATGCCTATCGTAGCAAAAGGAATGGTAAACACGATGCGTGTTTCTGAAATAGAATAA